The following proteins are encoded in a genomic region of Methylobacterium tardum:
- a CDS encoding ArsR/SmtB family transcription factor, with product MELELAARQLEALGNLTRLRVYRTLARAGRDGLPVGALQRRVDVPASTLSHHLHRLIQTGLVAQERQATTLVCRAVDPAMNALIGFLDEGGHRERSAGPASMSA from the coding sequence ATGGAGCTCGAACTCGCGGCACGACAGTTGGAGGCCCTCGGCAATCTGACCCGCCTGAGGGTGTACCGTACGCTCGCGCGGGCGGGCCGAGACGGCCTGCCGGTCGGTGCCCTCCAGCGGCGCGTCGATGTCCCGGCCTCGACGCTCTCCCATCATCTCCACCGTCTGATCCAGACCGGTCTGGTCGCCCAGGAACGCCAAGCCACGACACTGGTCTGCCGGGCGGTCGATCCGGCGATGAACGCCCTGATCGGCTTCCTCGATGAGGGTGGGCATCGGGAGCGGTCGGCCGGTCCCGCGTCGATGTCGGCCTGA
- a CDS encoding DNA-binding protein, with protein MVTENGVWTAADRIRARPAPPGGTKERVSVRTVRRELGGGSFGDIARELRKWKDREDYRPAIERADLPEAFERRLTVIGRELLELARVEAARAGLADFVGAEDCRAAARDLLDEALDRVDLLEERVAALQVELDRVRAVGTQAGGAAPPVSAAGEADSLAQGRAGPGFVDTAHGLKLAREANDFWGQVRDAVEAAVRQRGPMAVHPLLRALPTRLKQEGERAGFPLTEAWLRYHLLRLVQDGNGLTLVGHRFGLAEPEPDVAATPEPPLAEAVAAMGKRPFWRLFMREVHALLARGGAQTAEGILGGLDPELVAATGRFQRITPRLLRWKLRQRIAERRPFEELPDERFAALVGEAPWDGESPAEAPAARAG; from the coding sequence ATGGTGACGGAGAACGGGGTCTGGACAGCCGCGGATCGGATACGGGCCAGGCCGGCACCGCCCGGTGGCACCAAGGAGCGGGTCTCGGTCCGCACGGTCCGGAGGGAGCTCGGCGGCGGGTCGTTCGGCGACATCGCTCGCGAGCTCAGGAAGTGGAAGGACAGGGAGGACTACCGGCCGGCCATCGAACGGGCGGACCTGCCGGAGGCGTTCGAGAGGCGGCTTACGGTGATCGGGCGGGAGCTGCTTGAGTTGGCCCGGGTCGAAGCGGCCCGGGCGGGTCTGGCGGACTTCGTCGGAGCCGAGGATTGCAGGGCCGCGGCGAGGGATCTGCTCGACGAGGCGCTGGACCGGGTCGATCTCTTGGAGGAGCGGGTCGCGGCGTTGCAGGTCGAGCTCGACCGGGTGCGGGCCGTCGGCACTCAGGCCGGCGGGGCCGCGCCGCCCGTTTCCGCCGCGGGAGAGGCGGACTCCCTCGCGCAGGGTCGCGCCGGGCCCGGGTTTGTCGATACCGCGCACGGGCTCAAGCTGGCGCGAGAGGCGAACGACTTCTGGGGGCAGGTGCGGGACGCGGTCGAAGCGGCGGTGCGCCAACGCGGCCCCATGGCGGTCCACCCGCTCCTGAGAGCGCTCCCGACCCGGCTCAAGCAGGAGGGCGAGCGGGCGGGTTTCCCGCTCACCGAGGCGTGGCTGCGCTATCACCTCCTGCGCCTGGTGCAGGACGGCAACGGGCTGACCCTCGTCGGCCATCGGTTCGGGCTGGCCGAGCCCGAGCCGGACGTCGCGGCGACGCCCGAGCCGCCACTCGCCGAGGCGGTCGCGGCGATGGGAAAGCGGCCGTTCTGGCGCTTGTTCATGCGGGAGGTCCACGCCCTTCTCGCCAGAGGCGGGGCACAGACGGCGGAAGGCATCCTCGGCGGCCTGGATCCTGAGTTGGTCGCGGCGACGGGGCGCTTCCAGAGGATCACGCCCCGGCTGCTCCGGTGGAAGCTGCGCCAGCGCATAGCGGAGCGGAGGCCGTTCGAGGAACTCCCGGACGAGCGCTTCGCCGCCCTCGTGGGCGAGGCTCCCTGGGACGGTGAGAGCCCGGCCGAGGCCCCGGCGGCGAGGGCCGGATGA
- a CDS encoding DUF4396 domain-containing protein, translated as MFPTWLHAISIAALLLGAACSLLLSAQVIRHPQHMTVMNVVWPISALFGTVVVVWAYFSYGRLATMEAHHDAKERGEKPPNTTGMPFPVMVGKGALHCGSGCLLGDVAAEWLAFVVPAVAVWFGWHSLFDEKMYAVWVLDFVFAYALGIAFQYYAIVPMRGLSPGEGLVAAVKADTVSLIAWQVGMYGFMAFAQFFLFPHWAGQRAPVNSVEFWFAMQVAMVAGFLTSYPVNWWLVGSGIKERM; from the coding sequence ATGTTCCCGACCTGGCTCCATGCCATCTCGATCGCCGCGCTGCTGCTCGGGGCGGCCTGCTCGCTGCTGCTGTCGGCGCAGGTGATCCGTCACCCGCAGCACATGACCGTGATGAACGTGGTCTGGCCGATCAGCGCCCTGTTCGGGACGGTGGTCGTGGTCTGGGCCTATTTCAGTTACGGCCGGCTCGCGACCATGGAGGCGCACCACGACGCGAAGGAGCGGGGCGAGAAGCCGCCGAACACGACGGGGATGCCCTTCCCGGTGATGGTCGGCAAGGGTGCGCTCCACTGCGGCAGCGGCTGCCTGCTGGGCGATGTCGCCGCCGAGTGGCTCGCCTTCGTGGTGCCGGCCGTCGCCGTCTGGTTCGGCTGGCACTCCCTCTTCGATGAGAAGATGTACGCGGTCTGGGTCCTGGATTTCGTGTTCGCGTACGCGCTCGGGATCGCGTTCCAGTATTACGCCATCGTGCCGATGCGCGGGCTATCCCCCGGCGAGGGTCTGGTGGCGGCCGTGAAGGCGGACACCGTCTCGCTGATCGCCTGGCAGGTCGGCATGTACGGCTTCATGGCGTTCGCCCAATTCTTCCTGTTCCCGCACTGGGCCGGCCAGCGCGCCCCGGTGAACTCGGTCGAGTTCTGGTTCGCCATGCAGGTCGCGATGGTGGCGGGATTCCTGACCAGCTACCCGGTGAACTGGTGGCTCGTCGGCTCCGGCATCAAGGAGCGGATGTAG
- a CDS encoding heavy metal translocating P-type ATPase, with product MSNSSKTHLAPAARACSEGHGHDHSVASHAHDHAGMAADDAGASRVKDPVCGMMVDPHATEHRAEHDGHPYYFCSNGCRTKFVAEPVRYLDPGQSAAKSDPVPEGSIYTCPMHPEIRQVGPGACPICGMGLEPAMVGADDGPSEELVDMTRRFRVGLVLTLPVFVLEMGGHLFGLTERLGQQTSNWIQFALATPVVLWAGWPFFVRARHSVLSRNLNMFTLVALGTGTAYLYSVVATLAPGLFPEALRGHGGAVPAYFEAAAVITVLVLLGQVLELRARESTGGALRALLDLAPKTARRIRPDGEDEEVQLDAIAIGDRLRVRPGEKVPVDGAVVEGRSAVGESLVTGESMPVTKEVGGAVIGGSLNQSGSLVVEATRVGRDTMLARIVQMVAEAQRSRAPIQRLADQVAGWFVPAVIGVAALAFAAWMAFGPEPRFTFALLAAVAVLIIACPCALGLATPMSIMVGVGRGAGAGVLVKNAEALERMERVTTLVVDKTGTLTEGKPAVTRVVAAAGFGEDTLLRLAASVERASEHPLALAIVAAAGKRGIATGPVADFDSPTGKGALGTVEGRRVALGNAAFLQEQGVDVSTHATEADELRRDGATAIFAGVDGRVAGVIAIADPVKATTAEALAALRAEGIRVVMLTGDNRTTAEAVARRLGIEEVEAEVLPDQKAAVVERHKAAGQVVAMAGDGVNDAPALAAADVGIAMGTGTDVAIESAGLTLLKGDLLGIVRARRLSRAVMGNIRQNLFFAFIYNAAGVPVAAGILYPFLGILLSPVIAAAAMALSSVSVIGNALRLRAANLDPSSAR from the coding sequence ATGAGCAATTCGTCGAAAACGCATCTCGCCCCGGCGGCCCGCGCCTGCTCCGAAGGACACGGGCATGACCACTCCGTCGCTTCCCATGCGCACGACCATGCCGGCATGGCCGCGGATGACGCGGGTGCGTCCCGCGTGAAGGACCCGGTCTGCGGGATGATGGTCGACCCGCACGCGACCGAGCACCGGGCCGAGCACGACGGGCATCCCTACTACTTCTGCTCGAACGGCTGCCGGACGAAGTTCGTGGCCGAGCCGGTCCGCTACCTCGACCCCGGCCAGTCCGCAGCCAAGTCCGACCCGGTGCCGGAAGGCTCGATCTACACCTGTCCGATGCACCCGGAGATCAGGCAGGTCGGCCCCGGGGCATGCCCGATCTGCGGCATGGGGCTTGAGCCGGCGATGGTCGGCGCCGACGACGGCCCCAGCGAGGAGCTCGTCGATATGACCCGCCGGTTCCGGGTCGGGCTGGTCCTGACCCTGCCGGTGTTCGTGCTGGAGATGGGCGGGCACCTCTTCGGCCTGACCGAACGGCTCGGGCAGCAGACCTCGAATTGGATCCAGTTCGCGCTCGCCACCCCGGTGGTGCTCTGGGCCGGCTGGCCCTTCTTCGTTCGGGCACGGCACTCCGTCCTGTCTCGGAACCTGAACATGTTCACCCTGGTCGCCCTCGGGACGGGCACGGCCTACCTCTACAGCGTGGTGGCGACCCTTGCCCCGGGGCTGTTCCCGGAAGCGCTACGCGGGCACGGCGGGGCGGTGCCGGCCTACTTCGAGGCGGCGGCGGTGATCACCGTGCTCGTGCTGCTCGGACAGGTCCTGGAGCTTCGCGCCCGCGAGAGCACCGGCGGCGCGCTGCGGGCGCTCCTCGACCTCGCGCCGAAAACCGCCCGCCGCATCCGGCCCGACGGCGAGGACGAGGAGGTGCAGCTCGATGCCATCGCCATCGGCGACCGGCTGCGCGTGCGCCCCGGCGAGAAGGTCCCGGTCGACGGCGCGGTGGTGGAGGGCCGCAGCGCCGTCGGCGAGAGCCTCGTGACGGGGGAATCGATGCCCGTCACCAAGGAGGTCGGCGGCGCGGTGATCGGCGGCAGCCTCAACCAGTCCGGCTCGCTCGTGGTCGAGGCGACCAGGGTCGGGCGCGACACCATGCTGGCGCGCATCGTCCAGATGGTGGCCGAGGCGCAGCGTTCGCGGGCCCCGATCCAGCGCCTCGCCGATCAAGTCGCGGGCTGGTTCGTGCCGGCGGTCATTGGCGTGGCGGCGCTGGCCTTCGCCGCCTGGATGGCGTTCGGGCCGGAGCCGCGCTTCACCTTCGCGCTCCTCGCCGCGGTGGCGGTGCTGATCATCGCCTGCCCGTGCGCGCTCGGTCTCGCGACGCCGATGTCGATCATGGTCGGCGTCGGTCGCGGCGCCGGGGCCGGGGTGCTCGTCAAGAATGCGGAGGCACTGGAGCGGATGGAGCGGGTCACGACTCTTGTGGTCGACAAGACCGGCACCCTGACCGAAGGCAAGCCGGCCGTGACGCGGGTCGTGGCGGCGGCCGGGTTCGGCGAGGACACGCTCCTGCGCCTCGCGGCGAGCGTCGAGCGGGCGAGCGAGCACCCGCTCGCCCTGGCCATCGTGGCGGCCGCCGGGAAGCGCGGGATCGCGACCGGCCCCGTCGCGGATTTCGACAGCCCGACCGGGAAGGGCGCGCTCGGCACCGTTGAGGGCCGCCGCGTGGCGCTGGGCAACGCCGCCTTCCTGCAGGAGCAAGGGGTCGACGTATCGACCCATGCGACCGAAGCCGACGAACTCCGGCGTGACGGCGCGACGGCGATCTTCGCCGGCGTCGATGGCCGGGTGGCCGGCGTCATCGCCATCGCCGACCCGGTCAAGGCCACGACGGCCGAGGCGCTGGCGGCGCTTCGGGCCGAGGGCATCCGGGTGGTGATGCTGACCGGTGACAACCGCACCACCGCCGAGGCGGTGGCACGCCGGCTCGGCATCGAAGAGGTCGAGGCGGAGGTGTTGCCCGACCAGAAGGCTGCGGTGGTCGAGCGCCACAAGGCGGCCGGGCAGGTGGTCGCGATGGCCGGCGACGGCGTGAACGACGCCCCGGCGCTCGCGGCGGCGGATGTCGGCATCGCCATGGGCACCGGGACGGACGTCGCCATCGAGAGCGCCGGGTTGACCCTGCTGAAGGGCGATCTCCTCGGCATCGTGCGGGCACGGCGGCTGTCGCGGGCGGTGATGGGCAACATCCGCCAGAACCTGTTCTTCGCCTTCATCTACAACGCCGCGGGCGTGCCCGTGGCGGCGGGCATCCTCTACCCGTTCCTCGGCATCCTGCTCTCGCCGGTCATCGCCGCGGCCGCCATGGCGCTCTCCTCGGTGAGCGTCATTGGCAATGCCCTGCGCCTGCGGGCGGCCAACCTCGACCCTTCCTCGGCCCGCTAG
- a CDS encoding DUF305 domain-containing protein — protein MPPVCRDLPENDRLNPDGAAEPAVPIDQLEEMIMNVRTLTLAMTLALTGIGAALAADNDHGSNDHGSMQAPSFELPATCKAASAGKESSMKDMQGHMSMAMQGMSGQATDTQKGLQHAMMQMNGPMMEGMMAGDPDVAWICAMIPHHMGAIAMAQVGLRNGDNPEAKKIAEKSIQEQEKSIKELTAWLDKNARKEGKQ, from the coding sequence GTGCCGCCGGTGTGCCGAGACCTGCCGGAAAATGACCGCTTGAACCCTGACGGGGCGGCCGAGCCGGCCGTCCCGATTGATCAATTGGAGGAGATGATCATGAACGTTCGTACCCTGACACTCGCGATGACCCTGGCGCTGACCGGCATCGGCGCGGCCCTCGCCGCGGATAACGACCATGGCTCCAACGACCACGGCTCCATGCAGGCCCCGTCGTTCGAGCTGCCCGCAACCTGCAAGGCGGCGTCGGCCGGCAAGGAGTCCTCGATGAAGGACATGCAGGGCCACATGTCGATGGCGATGCAGGGCATGTCCGGTCAGGCGACCGACACCCAGAAGGGCCTGCAGCACGCCATGATGCAGATGAACGGCCCGATGATGGAAGGCATGATGGCCGGCGACCCCGACGTCGCCTGGATCTGCGCGATGATCCCGCATCACATGGGCGCCATCGCCATGGCCCAGGTCGGCCTGAGGAACGGCGACAATCCCGAGGCTAAGAAGATCGCCGAGAAGAGCATCCAGGAACAGGAGAAGAGCATCAAGGAGCTCACTGCCTGGCTCGACAAGAACGCCCGTAAGGAAGGCAAGCAGTAA
- a CDS encoding four-helix bundle copper-binding protein, with translation MHKMSGEMQSCIGECLRCYQSCLGMASNHCLPAGGKHVEPEHFRLMMACAEICRTSAHFMLIGLPEHTHTCRACAEVCEACARSCEAVGDMQDCVAQCRRCAETCRKMTA, from the coding sequence ATGCACAAAATGTCTGGCGAGATGCAATCTTGCATCGGCGAGTGCCTGCGCTGCTATCAAAGCTGCCTTGGCATGGCCTCCAACCACTGTCTCCCCGCCGGCGGCAAGCACGTCGAGCCGGAGCATTTTCGCCTGATGATGGCCTGCGCGGAAATATGCCGAACCTCGGCGCACTTCATGCTGATCGGCCTGCCCGAGCACACGCACACCTGTCGAGCCTGCGCCGAGGTCTGCGAGGCCTGCGCGCGGAGCTGTGAGGCGGTCGGCGACATGCAGGACTGCGTCGCGCAGTGCCGCCGGTGTGCCGAGACCTGCCGGAAAATGACCGCTTGA
- a CDS encoding heavy-metal-associated domain-containing protein, protein MYRYKVDRMGCGGCAKSVTRAIAGIEPGALVEVDLGAKLVTVSGATGPADRIAETIVAAGFPAEPLSPTA, encoded by the coding sequence ATGTACCGCTACAAGGTCGACAGGATGGGTTGCGGAGGCTGCGCCAAGTCCGTGACCCGGGCCATCGCCGGCATCGAGCCGGGCGCCCTGGTCGAGGTGGACCTCGGGGCCAAGCTCGTGACCGTGTCCGGCGCGACCGGCCCTGCGGACCGCATTGCCGAGACCATAGTCGCCGCAGGCTTCCCCGCCGAGCCGCTGAGCCCGACGGCGTGA
- the arsH gene encoding arsenical resistance protein ArsH, with amino-acid sequence MDKLSQPFKDGLPNLSQAHFEVPTRDSLDAAAPFTHAPRFLILYGSLRERSFSRCLAYEAARLLEAMGGEVRIFHADGLPLPDDATADHLKVQELRNLSIWSEGQVWVSPERHGTLTGVMKSQIDWLPLSEGSVRPTQGRTLAVMQVSGGSQSFNAVNALRVLGRWMRMITIPNQSSVPMAYKEFDDAGRMKPGPLYERVVDVCEELVKFTLLTRERADYLVDRYSERKERAPERLSAVAADIGFVKR; translated from the coding sequence TTGGACAAGCTCAGCCAGCCCTTCAAAGATGGCCTGCCGAACCTCAGCCAAGCGCATTTCGAGGTGCCGACCCGCGACAGCCTAGACGCGGCGGCGCCGTTCACCCATGCGCCCCGCTTCCTGATCCTCTACGGCTCGCTGCGGGAGCGCTCGTTCAGCCGCTGCCTCGCGTACGAGGCCGCCCGGCTCCTCGAAGCCATGGGCGGCGAGGTGCGGATCTTCCACGCGGACGGCCTGCCCCTGCCGGACGATGCGACCGCCGACCACTTAAAGGTGCAGGAGCTGCGCAATCTCTCGATCTGGTCCGAGGGCCAGGTGTGGGTCTCACCGGAGCGGCACGGTACCCTGACCGGCGTGATGAAAAGTCAGATCGACTGGCTGCCCTTGAGCGAGGGCAGCGTGCGGCCGACCCAGGGGCGCACCCTTGCCGTGATGCAGGTCTCCGGCGGCTCGCAGAGCTTCAACGCCGTGAACGCCTTGCGCGTGCTCGGCCGCTGGATGCGGATGATCACCATCCCGAATCAATCGTCCGTGCCGATGGCCTACAAGGAGTTTGACGACGCGGGCCGGATGAAGCCGGGGCCGCTCTACGAGCGGGTCGTGGACGTGTGCGAGGAGCTGGTGAAGTTCACGCTCCTGACCCGAGAGCGGGCCGACTACCTGGTGGACCGCTACAGCGAGCGGAAGGAGCGCGCGCCGGAGCGGCTGAGCGCGGTGGCCGCCGACATTGGCTTTGTGAAGCGCTGA
- a CDS encoding arsenate reductase ArsC — protein MPDRVYNVLFLCTGNSARSILAEAMLNQDGQGRFRSYSAGSQPKGEPHPLALQTLRESDYPVHGLRSKSWDEFAAPGAPVMDFVFTVCDNAAGEPCPFWTGQPVTAHWGIEDPAAAEGSEIERKRAFVTAQRYLKNRIAAFIALPLGSLDQAALSAKVREIGQQAGATALRPEVA, from the coding sequence ATGCCTGATCGCGTCTACAACGTCCTGTTTCTCTGCACCGGCAACTCGGCCCGCTCGATCCTGGCGGAAGCGATGCTGAACCAGGATGGGCAAGGCCGCTTCCGGTCCTACTCCGCCGGTAGCCAGCCCAAGGGCGAGCCGCATCCGCTGGCGTTGCAGACGCTACGGGAGAGCGACTACCCCGTGCACGGGCTGCGCTCGAAGTCCTGGGACGAGTTCGCCGCGCCCGGTGCTCCGGTGATGGATTTCGTGTTCACGGTCTGTGACAACGCAGCCGGCGAACCCTGCCCCTTCTGGACTGGTCAGCCCGTGACCGCTCATTGGGGCATCGAGGACCCTGCCGCTGCGGAAGGCTCGGAGATCGAGCGCAAGCGCGCCTTCGTGACAGCGCAGCGCTACCTGAAGAACCGCATCGCGGCCTTTATCGCCCTGCCGCTCGGCAGCCTCGACCAGGCGGCCCTGTCGGCCAAAGTCAGAGAGATCGGCCAACAAGCCGGTGCCACCGCGCTCCGGCCGGAGGTCGCTTGA
- the arsC gene encoding arsenate reductase (glutaredoxin) (This arsenate reductase requires both glutathione and glutaredoxin to convert arsenate to arsenite, after which the efflux transporter formed by ArsA and ArsB can extrude the arsenite from the cell, providing resistance.), with protein MDVIIYHNPDCGTSRNTLAMIRNAGIEPHVIEYLKTPPARALLVQLLARAGLPVRDALREKGAPFAELGLGDPALTDAQLLDAIEAHPILLNRPLVVSPKGVRLCRPSEAVLDLLPGQQGEFVKEDGERVVDEHGRRVGTA; from the coding sequence ATGGACGTCATCATCTACCACAACCCGGACTGCGGCACGTCCCGCAACACCCTGGCGATGATCCGCAACGCCGGAATCGAGCCTCATGTGATCGAGTATCTGAAGACGCCGCCCGCCCGGGCGCTGCTGGTGCAGCTCCTCGCCCGGGCCGGCCTGCCCGTCCGCGACGCACTGCGGGAGAAGGGCGCGCCGTTCGCCGAGCTGGGCCTTGGCGATCCGGCATTGACCGATGCGCAGCTGCTCGATGCCATCGAGGCGCATCCGATCCTTCTCAACCGCCCGCTGGTGGTCAGCCCCAAGGGCGTGCGGCTGTGCCGGCCGTCCGAAGCCGTGCTGGACCTCCTGCCGGGGCAGCAAGGCGAGTTCGTCAAAGAGGATGGCGAGCGGGTCGTGGACGAGCACGGCCGCCGCGTCGGCACTGCCTGA
- a CDS encoding arsenic transporter, which produces MLALAIFLVTLVFVIWQPRGLGIGWSALAGAAVALATGVIHPGDIPVVWHIVWDATFTFVALIIISLLLDEAGFFHWAALHVARWGSGSGRRLFPLVVLLGAAIAAVFANDGAALLLTPIVLAILLRLDFKPAAALAFIVACGFVADSTSLPLVISNLVNIVSANFFDVTFGRYAAVMVPVNLVSLAATLVVLWAFFRRDVPAAYPAAALERPVGAIRDPLVFRAAFPLLGVLLLAYFVTAPFGVPVAAVTCAGAAVLLLLADRGRVIPIRKVLTGAPWQIVLFSLGMYLVVYGLRNAGLTDELATGLVWLAGHGPWVATVGTGFAAAILSSVMNNMPSVLIGALSIQQAPDLSPLTRELMVYANVIGCDLGPKFTPIGSLATLLWLHVLDSKGQKITWGQYMKVGLVITPPVLLVTLVALAAWLPLLGTR; this is translated from the coding sequence ATGCTCGCGCTCGCCATCTTCCTCGTCACCCTCGTCTTCGTCATCTGGCAGCCAAGGGGCCTCGGGATCGGATGGAGCGCGCTGGCAGGCGCGGCGGTCGCGCTCGCCACGGGGGTGATCCATCCGGGCGATATTCCGGTGGTCTGGCATATCGTCTGGGACGCCACCTTCACCTTCGTGGCGCTCATCATCATCTCGCTGCTGCTCGATGAGGCCGGTTTCTTCCATTGGGCGGCGCTGCACGTCGCCCGCTGGGGCAGTGGGTCCGGCCGGCGGCTCTTTCCGCTTGTCGTGTTGCTCGGCGCGGCCATCGCTGCGGTGTTCGCCAACGACGGCGCGGCGCTGCTGCTGACGCCGATTGTGCTGGCGATCCTGCTCCGGCTCGACTTCAAGCCGGCGGCGGCGCTGGCATTCATCGTCGCCTGCGGGTTCGTGGCCGACAGCACCTCCCTGCCGCTGGTGATCTCCAACCTGGTCAACATCGTCTCCGCCAACTTCTTCGACGTGACCTTCGGCAGGTATGCGGCCGTCATGGTGCCGGTGAACCTGGTGTCCCTGGCGGCGACCCTGGTGGTGCTTTGGGCTTTCTTCCGGCGCGACGTGCCGGCGGCCTACCCGGCGGCCGCCTTGGAGCGCCCGGTCGGGGCCATCCGCGATCCGCTGGTGTTCCGGGCGGCGTTCCCGCTGCTTGGCGTGCTCCTGCTCGCCTACTTCGTCACCGCGCCGTTCGGCGTGCCGGTGGCGGCCGTCACCTGTGCCGGTGCGGCCGTTCTTCTACTGCTTGCCGACCGGGGCAGGGTCATCCCGATCCGCAAGGTGCTGACCGGCGCCCCCTGGCAGATCGTGCTGTTCAGCCTCGGCATGTACCTCGTGGTCTACGGCCTGCGGAACGCCGGCCTGACCGACGAGCTGGCCACGGGCTTGGTCTGGCTCGCCGGCCATGGCCCGTGGGTCGCCACGGTCGGCACCGGCTTCGCGGCGGCGATCCTGTCGTCCGTGATGAACAACATGCCATCTGTGCTGATCGGGGCGCTCTCGATCCAGCAGGCGCCGGACCTGTCCCCGCTGACGCGCGAGCTAATGGTCTATGCCAACGTGATCGGTTGCGACCTCGGCCCGAAGTTCACGCCAATCGGCAGCCTCGCCACGCTGCTCTGGCTGCACGTCCTTGACAGCAAGGGCCAGAAAATCACCTGGGGCCAGTATATGAAGGTCGGGCTTGTCATCACCCCGCCCGTGCTGCTGGTCACGCTCGTGGCGCTGGCGGCTTGGCTGCCGCTTCTCGGCACCCGGTAG
- a CDS encoding MFS transporter yields MSEARRWPVISALGVVQILTWGSSFYLPAVLAGPVAESTGWPLAWVVGGLSLGLLVAAFASPHIGTAIHRHGGRPILALAALLLAAGLTMLALAPILPVYLAGWLLLGLGMGCGLYDPAFATLGRLYGAAARPAITTLTLWGGFASTVCWPLSAFLVAHFGWRGACLAYAGLHLAVTLPLVLLLIPKAPAPPSAGHHQDRTGPLSAKERRAFRLFAGVLIIGGAIMSLVSVHLLTLLQARGVALASAVSYGALIGPAQVGARVAEMSFKGRHHPLWTPTAALGLVALGLVLLAGGLPGVGVWLVLYGGGNGIYSIARGTVPLALFGPVRYPLVVGRLARPGLIAQALAPPAGAFVLTYASPDALWWLLLILGLANLGLVGGLWRTR; encoded by the coding sequence GTGTCCGAGGCCCGCCGCTGGCCGGTGATCTCCGCCCTCGGCGTCGTGCAGATCCTCACCTGGGGCTCGTCGTTCTACCTGCCGGCGGTGCTTGCCGGCCCGGTCGCCGAAAGCACCGGCTGGCCGCTCGCCTGGGTCGTCGGCGGACTGTCACTCGGCCTGCTGGTCGCCGCGTTCGCCTCGCCGCATATCGGGACGGCGATCCACCGCCACGGCGGCCGGCCCATCCTGGCGCTGGCCGCGCTGCTGCTGGCTGCCGGGCTGACCATGCTGGCGCTGGCTCCGATCCTGCCGGTCTACCTCGCCGGCTGGCTGCTGCTCGGCCTCGGCATGGGTTGCGGCCTGTACGATCCGGCATTCGCGACCCTCGGCCGGCTCTACGGCGCGGCGGCGCGGCCGGCGATCACCACCCTGACCCTGTGGGGCGGGTTCGCCAGCACCGTTTGCTGGCCACTTTCCGCCTTCCTGGTCGCGCATTTCGGATGGCGCGGTGCCTGCCTGGCCTATGCCGGCCTGCACCTCGCGGTGACGCTACCGCTTGTCCTCCTTCTGATCCCCAAGGCCCCGGCACCGCCGTCGGCGGGGCATCACCAGGACCGAACCGGCCCGCTGTCCGCGAAGGAACGGCGGGCGTTCCGGCTGTTCGCCGGCGTGCTGATAATCGGCGGCGCGATCATGTCGCTTGTTTCGGTGCACCTGCTGACGCTCCTGCAGGCGCGGGGCGTGGCGCTCGCTTCGGCCGTCTCCTACGGGGCGCTGATCGGCCCGGCTCAGGTCGGCGCCCGCGTCGCGGAAATGTCGTTCAAGGGCCGGCACCATCCCCTGTGGACCCCGACCGCAGCCCTTGGCCTCGTCGCCCTCGGCCTGGTGCTGCTCGCCGGCGGCCTGCCCGGCGTCGGGGTCTGGCTGGTCCTCTACGGCGGCGGCAACGGCATCTATTCGATTGCGCGGGGCACGGTGCCCTTGGCCCTGTTCGGCCCCGTTCGCTATCCGCTGGTCGTCGGCCGCTTGGCACGGCCGGGGCTGATCGCGCAGGCGCTAGCGCCGCCGGCCGGCGCTTTCGTGCTGACCTACGCCAGCCCGGATGCCCTTTGGTGGCTCCTGCTCATCCTCGGCCTCGCCAACCTCGGACTTGTCGGCGGGTTGTGGCGGACACGGTAA
- a CDS encoding DUF411 domain-containing protein — protein MKSDMMPSRRAVLAGLAAGVSLGRPVMGESLPTVAVTKDPSCGCCAKWVDHLRQAGFTVTVTEGPVNPVKARLGVPRDLASCHTALVDGYVVEGHVPADAIRRLLAERPKVTGLAVPGMPAGSPGMEVEGREPDIYEVVLFGPEGRGAFARYRGGAPA, from the coding sequence ATGAAGTCAGACATGATGCCGTCCCGGCGTGCCGTGCTCGCGGGCTTGGCGGCGGGAGTGTCGCTCGGACGACCCGTGATGGGGGAGAGCCTGCCGACCGTCGCCGTGACGAAGGACCCGAGTTGCGGCTGCTGCGCGAAGTGGGTGGACCACCTGCGACAGGCCGGCTTCACGGTGACGGTGACCGAGGGTCCCGTGAACCCGGTCAAGGCGCGTCTCGGCGTGCCGAGGGACCTCGCCTCCTGCCACACCGCTCTCGTGGACGGCTACGTGGTCGAGGGACACGTTCCGGCGGACGCCATCAGGCGGCTGCTGGCGGAGCGGCCGAAGGTGACGGGACTGGCCGTTCCGGGCATGCCGGCAGGGTCGCCCGGCATGGAGGTCGAGGGCAGGGAGCCCGACATCTACGAGGTGGTCCTGTTCGGGCCGGAGGGGCGCGGCGCCTTCGCCCGTTATCGTGGAGGCGCGCCGGCTTGA